The Candidatus Poribacteria bacterium genomic sequence ACGCATACCCAATTTTCACGCTCACGCACTTGAACGCTCCATCTCGGAAGGCATACTCGCTATAGGGTAGTAACTCCGCATAACCGTGATGGAACCGAAACGCTCCTCCACTGTTCCGTGACATAAAGCTGGCTGCATCGAGCCGGCTGGGTTCACCAATCATCTCCTCAATATAGTGAAGTGTCTGAGGCAGGTCAATGAGCTCCTCGAAGGGACCACCATAACGGAGCACCTCACAGTCGTAATCTCCCAAGCCGCTTTCTGACGGGATACCCGTCTGAGCGTAAACATTGTCCGATGCACGATATTTCCGTTCAGCGCCTAGGGCTGCTGTCTGATTATCATCAAGTGTTTCAAGGTCATCTATCGTTTCGTTGAGTCGTTGACACAGATCAGGGGACAGTGTCCCGCGCAGTACCAAGTATCCGTGTAGGTCAAATAGGTATCTCTCTTCCGGTGTCATCTCATACGCTCCTAATTTGCATTGGCTCTGTTGGAATGCGACGCCGTTGGAGACATTTCAGTCTGTCTCATCGAAGCCGCTCTCAACCAATTTTGATAGGGCTTGAACAGCTTCTTCCTCGTCAGGGCCTTCTGCCCGAATCGTAAGTTCAGTGCCACGACTTGCTGCTAACATCATGATCCCCATGGTACTTTTTGCATTCACCTTCATCAGCCCTTTTTGGATATAGATGTTGGAAGAGAATTGATTCGCCGCTTGAGACAATACGCCGGCGGGACGAGCATGCAAACCGAGCGCGTTGCGGATTGTCACCAATTGTTCAATCATAATTTTCTTCCTTATTGGCTGATGGGCCTGTCAAATTACCTTTGACTTTGTTGGTCCCAAAATTTCGCGATGAAGCGTTGTGTGCTGCCATTCGTCGAGCGCAACTTCGTCGTTCTGCTCTGCCATTTCCGCAATGAGGGTTTCATTGAGTTCTTTTGCTGCGTGGAATCCCAACTTTTGTCCCCAGAGGTTCATTGCTGCAGCTTCGATCAGGTTTGAGATATTTCGACCGGGTGCCACAGGAATGACAAGGTATGGTATCCGTTCATTGTGGAAACTGTAGGCTTCCTCATCAAGTCCGGTTCGGTTGTACACTTTGTTTTCGTCCCAATGTTCCAGTGTTACGACTAACTCAACCTGTGTGCGATCACCCACCGCGGTGACCCCAAAGAGTCCGACCACATCGACAATTCCTAACCCTCGGACCTCCATATAATGCTTCACCGGTTGGATACGCATCCCGAAAACACGGTGTCCGGATACACGCTTCAAAAGAACGGTATCGTCTGCAATGAGGCGATGTCCCCTCTGCAAGAGTTCCAAAGCACATTCGCTTTTGCCAATTCCACTTTCGCCGAGGATTAAAACACCAACCCCAAACACATCAACCAAGCTCCCGTGAATGTACTCCGAGGGACCAAATTCATCTTCGAGGAACAGCAGCAGCCTAGTTGTAAAGATGGCAGATGATAGTCGGGTAGTCAAGATTGGTATATTTGTCTGATTGCCGATAGCGACAAGTTCTGACGGGACTGGCAAGCCACCTGTAACAACCACGCACGGAAGAGCATACGAGAAGAATTTCTGTAAAACTTCCGTTCGCTCCGAAGAAGGGAGGCTTTCTAGATATGAAATTTCACCCTTTCCCAAAATTTGA encodes the following:
- a CDS encoding HPr family phosphocarrier protein — encoded protein: MIEQLVTIRNALGLHARPAGVLSQAANQFSSNIYIQKGLMKVNAKSTMGIMMLAASRGTELTIRAEGPDEEEAVQALSKLVESGFDETD
- the hprK gene encoding HPr(Ser) kinase/phosphatase, with product MLDHIMTVRQLIKYAGYELQFEVTAGHDGLDRALKTAESNRPGLVLCGHYDHFGHERVQILGKGEISYLESLPSSERTEVLQKFFSYALPCVVVTGGLPVPSELVAIGNQTNIPILTTRLSSAIFTTRLLLFLEDEFGPSEYIHGSLVDVFGVGVLILGESGIGKSECALELLQRGHRLIADDTVLLKRVSGHRVFGMRIQPVKHYMEVRGLGIVDVVGLFGVTAVGDRTQVELVVTLEHWDENKVYNRTGLDEEAYSFHNERIPYLVIPVAPGRNISNLIEAAAMNLWGQKLGFHAAKELNETLIAEMAEQNDEVALDEWQHTTLHREILGPTKSKVI